From one Formosa sediminum genomic stretch:
- the prmC gene encoding peptide chain release factor N(5)-glutamine methyltransferase produces MKLKAIKQTFHEALDAEYDSREVDHFFYMICEYYFSFKRITLALEPDYSITEAEAVPVFNALESLKKHEPIQYVLKSTEFMGLEFKVNNAVLIPRPETEELVAWIIESDLHKIKKPIRILDIGTGSGCIAISLAKRFEHAEVFAVDVSEDALEVAKQNAVLNKVKVNFVYADILTVDTYENANFKLPFDVIVSNPPYVRELEKLQMKSNVLKHEPHLALFVDDHDPLKFYKAITKLAQTHLVNNGVLFFEINEFLGDEMVDLLKQYKFAHVELRQDMFKRNRMIKGIKIL; encoded by the coding sequence ATGAAATTAAAAGCAATAAAACAGACGTTTCATGAGGCTTTAGATGCCGAGTATGACTCGAGAGAAGTAGACCATTTCTTTTATATGATATGCGAGTATTATTTCAGTTTTAAACGCATTACGTTAGCACTTGAACCAGATTATAGCATTACAGAAGCAGAGGCTGTTCCTGTTTTTAATGCCTTAGAGTCTTTAAAGAAACATGAACCTATTCAGTATGTATTGAAGTCTACAGAATTTATGGGTTTAGAATTTAAAGTGAATAATGCGGTGTTAATTCCGAGGCCCGAAACGGAAGAGTTAGTGGCGTGGATTATTGAATCTGATTTACATAAAATTAAAAAACCAATACGAATTTTAGATATTGGTACAGGTAGTGGCTGTATTGCTATTTCTTTAGCAAAACGTTTTGAACATGCAGAAGTATTTGCTGTAGATGTTAGTGAAGATGCTCTTGAGGTGGCGAAGCAAAATGCAGTATTAAATAAAGTGAAGGTTAACTTTGTATATGCCGATATTTTAACTGTAGACACGTATGAGAATGCTAATTTTAAGTTGCCTTTTGATGTTATTGTTTCAAATCCGCCATATGTTCGTGAGTTAGAAAAACTTCAAATGAAATCTAATGTTTTAAAGCATGAACCGCATTTGGCTTTATTTGTAGACGACCATGATCCACTCAAATTTTATAAAGCCATCACTAAGTTGGCGCAAACACATTTGGTAAATAACGGAGTATTGTTTTTTGAAATAAATGAATTTTTAGGTGATGAAATGGTTGATTTATTGAAACAATATAAATTCGCGCATGTAGAATTGCGTCAAGATATGTTTAAAAGAAATAGAATGATTAAAGGCATAAAAATACTATGA